Proteins encoded in a region of the Apteryx mantelli isolate bAptMan1 chromosome 34, bAptMan1.hap1, whole genome shotgun sequence genome:
- the LOC136994930 gene encoding LOW QUALITY PROTEIN: nitric oxide synthase-interacting protein-like (The sequence of the model RefSeq protein was modified relative to this genomic sequence to represent the inferred CDS: substituted 1 base at 1 genomic stop codon), with amino-acid sequence MTRHGKNCTAGAVYTYHEKKKDTAASGYGTQNVRLSRDAIKDFDCCCLSLQPCRDPVVTPDGFLYEREAILEYMIRQKRDIARQTKAYERQRAQRRREREQRGRAGAEAAVRGFLETEGAIVSRSLPHGAAGPSAPPGPEPQALPSFWIPSLTPEADAGRLPKPDPVLRCPMSGRPLRRRDLVSVRFRAAEPGLERVALLTRRDRYVCAVTGDVLGNAVPCAVLRPSXGAAVVTLACVERLIRKDMRDPVSGAALAESDIIVLQRGGTGFAGSGICLEAKKSRPVMQA; translated from the exons ATGACGCGCCACGGCAAGAACTGCACGGCGGGCGCCGTGTACACCTACCACGAGAAGAAGAAGGACACGG ccgccTCGGGCTACGGCACGCAGAACGTGCGCCTCAGCCGCGACGCCATCAAGGACTTCGACTGCTGCTGCCTCTCGCTGCAGCCCTGCCGCGACCCCGTGGTGAC CCCCGACGGCTTCCTGTACGAGCGCGAGGCCATTTTGGAATACATGATCCGGCAGAAGCGCGACATCGCCCGCCAGACCAag GCCTACGAGCGGCAGCGGGCGCAGCGGCGCCGCGAGCGGGAGCAGCGAGGCCGCGCGGGGGCCGAGGCCGCCGTCCGCGGCTTCCTGGAGACCGAGGGCGCCATCGTCAGCCGctcgctgccccacggcgccgccgggccctcgg cgccccccggcccggagccGCAGGCCCTGCCCAGCTTCTGGATCCCGTCGCTCACCCCTGAGGCCGACGCCGGGCGGCTGCCCAAGCCC gaCCCCGTGCTGCGCTGCCCCATGAGCGGGCGCCCGCTGCGCCGCCGCGACCTGGTGTCCGTGCGCTTCCGCGCCGCCGAGCCGGGCCTGGAGCGCGTCGCCCTGCTCACCCGCCGCGACCGCTACGTCTGCGCCGTCACCGGCGACGTGCTGGGCAACGCCGTGCCCTGCGCCGTGCTGCGCCCCTCGTGA ggggcGGCGGTGGTGACGCTGGCCTGCGTCGAGCGCCTCATCCGCAAGGACATGCGGGACCCGGTGAGCGGCGCCGCCCTGGCCGAGAGCGACATCATCGTGCTGCAGCGG ggtGGCACCGGCTTCGCTGGCTCCGGGATCTGCCTG